The following proteins come from a genomic window of Pichia kudriavzevii chromosome 1, complete sequence:
- a CDS encoding uncharacterized protein (PKUD0A04250; similar to Saccharomyces cerevisiae YER162C (RAD4); ancestral locus Anc_8.225), protein MSVPSQYKDLLRNALQQERTIKWTNGSTQAPLKSPKRRRILSPVERMRELKKKKETDGEPKDERYVIHINDEDNDDISMKRSFEGQKSERPDPLSGKHDEDNKEGFSDTGDLDKSEEDEEIDSDEFEDVDLDGTSFMDDADGDESENEEINITIQKNAHNKRATKGSVISSEERIFRRKLHLMHLFVMVGHGVTRNAWLSDPKFLLNLQKQIPLKLKKELQEYQQHRQKSNVTAQSKTRRLLDLLRHLMEYWQRVWKIDSRAPVLYKKLWPEIKNQRILPNMKKQRLSKENFHASILSHVGSRDISAQGFVALLRSLNLQARLVFSIQPPDFTNMKKCEDKSEDKDSMPREASKWSPRKTSKPANVKENLLSALRSRKAYTNTVTKTQAQHREEFAEKFGGWPVFWAEVWDKDSKKYITIDPIVKKLIEVVSWKSKLEPPMNSIRNNAWYVVGYDRVGGIRDVTRRYAKEYNAKVRKKRITRDPKWELWWASLLRGACSKKRLNDNRVDKFEQIEFEELSLKEGMPSNVGDFKGHPVYVLESDLKYNEILYPKISCGGLSNKGKSKKASNGFIPVYKRKNVHIVRSARGWFMKGRVLKMGERPMKIRKKGTNTNTRKKGREDDFRLSDSDIGNGDNDDDTRLYAEFQTEKYVPPPVIDGKIPRNAYKNIDIYEPWMVPEGCVHIRNPYAEKAARLMGIEYVPAVVGFDFKSHREVNTKIQGVVTFDEFKDAVELVCEGLKEVEEEDNKIREDIINLRAWKVLLTRLKINRRLIAEHGEVEDDDEDAYKVNDNDSGEDVSNDDSNGIGGGGFLYNSSITLPASSRTRSRYQHEDMPIYERSDLSASDFEDEVADENNIQYKNIPLALQRKGKLRKAAAKPKSGETPSSPVDAPVGTLSVAEGGMLNEKDDLVYNPEGSDGYNGGEDSDSSEEEVDEDDERMKELDKDMDFGDLDDVHVENDSAEANSSGDNRTAPTPNDDYEFEFSE, encoded by the coding sequence ATGAGTGTTCCCAGTCAATACAAGGACTTGTTGAGAAACGCGTTACAGCAGGAGCGGACTATCAAATGGACCAATGGCTCTACCCAAGCGCCATTGAAGAGCCCCAAACGACGTCGAATTCTCAGTCCCGTTGAGAGAATGCGtgagttgaagaaaaagaaagaaactgATGGTGAGCCAAAAGACGAAAGATATGTCATCCATATTAACGATGAGGACAATGATGATATCAGTATGAAACGGAGCTTCGAAGGCCAGAAAAGTGAACGACCAGATCCACTCAGTGGAAAACATGATGAGGACAATAAAGAAGGATTTTCAGACACCGGTGATTTGGATAAAtctgaagaagatgaagaaatcgatTCTGACGAATTTGAGGATGTTGATCTTGATGGAACATCTTTTATGGATGATGCAGATGGAGATGAGagtgaaaatgaagaaattaatATTACCATCCAAAAGAATGCACATAATAAAAGAGCAACTAAGGGAAGTGTTATATCAAGTGAAGAGCGTATTTTCAGAAGAAAATTGCATCTGATGCATCTGTTTGTAATGGTTGGACATGGTGTTACTAGAAATGCATGGTTGTCAGATCCCAAGTTTCTGCTAAATCTACAGAAACAGATACCACTCaaactaaaaaaagaattgcAAGAATATCAGCAACATCGTCAGAAGTCTAATGTCACAGCCCAATCGAAAACTAGAAGATTGTTGGATCTTTTAAGGCATTTGATGGAATATTGGCAAAGAGTGTGGAAAATTGATTCAAGGGCCCCAGTGCTATACAAAAAGTTGTGGCCAGAGAttaaaaatcaaagaatacTACCGAATATGAAAAAGCAAAGGTTATCGAAAGAGAACTTCCATgcttcaattctttctcACGTTGGTTCAAGGGATATTTCGGCACAAGGCTTTGTGGCACTTTTGAGATCTCTAAATCTTCAGGCTAGATTGGTTTTTTCTATACAACCGCCTGATTTTAcaaatatgaaaaaatgtGAAGATAAATCAGAAGACAAAGACTCGATGCCTAGAGAAGCATCTAAATGGAGTCCACGTAAAACCAGCAAACCTGCAAATGTAAAAGAGAACCTCCTTTCGGCACTGAGATCAAGAAAAGCATATACAAACACAGTGACTAAGACCCAAGCCCAACATAGGGAAGAGTTTGCTGAAAAGTTTGGTGGGTGGCCAGTATTTTGGGCTGAAGTTTGGGACAAAGATTCGAAAAAATACATAACCATTGATCCCATAGTTAAAAAACTAATTGAAGTGGTAAGTTGGAAATCTAAACTGGAGCCTCCTATGAACAGCATCCGAAATAATGCATGGTATGTGGTTGGTTATGATCGTGTGGGTGGCATTCGGGATGTTACAAGGCGTTATGCCAAGGAGTACAACGCTAAAGTGCGTAAAAAGAGAATCACCAGAGATCCCAAATGGGAACTGTGGTGGGCATCGTTATTAAGAGGAGCTTGTTCGAAGAAAAGACTGAACGATAACCGGGTTGATAAGTTTGAACAgattgaatttgaagagttgAGCCTGAAGGAAGGTATGCCGTCTAACGTAGGTGATTTCAAAGGCCATCCGGTATATGTTCTTGAATCGGATCTAAAATATAATGAGATCCTGTACCCGAAGATCTCATGTGGTGGATTATCGAATAAGGGGAAATCGAAGAAGGCCTCGAATGGATTCATCCCTGTGTATAAAAGGAAGAACGTTCACATAGTAAGGAGTGCAAGGGGGTGGTTCATGAAAGGTAGGGTGTTAAAAATGGGGGAGAGACCAATGAAGATACGGAAAAAAGgtaccaataccaatacaAGAAAGAAAGGACGAGAAGATGATTTCAGGCTTAGTGACAGCGATATTGGTAATGGTGATAACGATGATGACACGCGTTTATATGCAGAGTTTCAAACTGAGAAATATGTTCCTCCTCCAGTGATTGACGGAAAAATACCCAGAAATGCATACAAGAATATCGATATCTACGAACCATGGATGGTTCCTGAAGGATGCGTTCATATAAGGAACCCTTATGCAGAAAAGGCAGCAAGATTAATGGGTATCGAGTATGTGCctgctgttgttggttTCGACTTCAAATCACATCGGGAGGTCAACACCAAAATTCAAGGTGTAGTAACTTTTGACGAATTTAAAGATGCTGTTGAGTTAGTGTGTGAAGGGTTAAAGGAggtggaagaagaagataataaaattAGAGAAGATATAATCAACTTGAGAGCATGGAAGGTTTTACTTACAAGGCTAAAGATTAACAGGAGACTTATTGCAGAGCATGGCGAggttgaagatgatgatgaagatgcGTATAAGGTAAATGATAATGACAGCGGCGAGGATGTTTCCAATGATGATTCCAATGGTATTGGTGGTGGCGGTTTTCTCTACAATAGTTCGATTACTTTACCTGCATCATCGCGGACTAGAAGCCGTTATCAACATGAAGACATGCCAATATATGAGAGATCTGATTTGAGTGCTAGCGACTTTGAGGATGAAGTTGCGGATGAAAACAATATACAATATAAGAACATTCCATTGGCTTTGCAAAGGAAAGGGAAATTGAGGAAAGCGGCTGCCAAGCCCAAGTCAGGGGAAACACCATCTTCACCTGTCGATGCACCTGTTGGTACCTTAAGTGTAGCAGAAGGGGGGATGCTGAATGAGAAAGATGATTTG
- a CDS encoding uncharacterized protein (PKUD0A04270; similar to Saccharomyces cerevisiae YDR090C; ancestral locus Anc_8.223a) codes for MVKENTASTVLSTIGTVIWCVQLIPQIYFLHKRKNAEGFPPIFMALWCISGVFMAIYFIISDSYIPLQLQPHLFTVLCSVAWFQSMYYPPNEYGRLKILAIATTFYGLWTGLEVGFSVWLRPVYSKGTKWPDLIFGIIATVFLTIGLLPPYFEFAKRKGRVVGINFVFLAMDSSGAVFSMVAMIIGTFDVMGMILYAMVIVLEAGLFLSQVIWLLRFGRENSDDTHLDLESVYDMESKRVDDSGRYTDCDCE; via the coding sequence ATGGTTAAGGAAAATACAGCATCGACTGTGCTTTCGACTATTGGAACGGTGATTTGGTGTGTCCAACTCATCCCACAGATATACTTTCTCCACAAACGAAAAAATGCTGAAGGGTTTCCACCAATCTTTATGGCGCTTTGGTGTATTTCAGGGGTGTTTATGGCCATATATTTTATAATTTCAGATTCGTATATACCCTTGCAGCTCCAGCCACATTTGTTTACTGTTTTGTGTTCGGTTGCTTGGTTTCAAAGCATGTACTATCCTCCTAATGAATATGGAAGGTTGAAGATATTGGCTATAGCAACAACTTTCTACGGGTTGTGGACGGGTTTAGAAGTTGGATTCAGTGTTTGGCTAAGGCCGGTATATTCCAAGGGAACCAAATGGCCGGACTTGATTTTTGGTATTATTGCTACTGTTTTTCTAACAATCGGCTTGTTGCCTCCTTATTTCGAATTTGCAAAACGAAAGGGAAGGGTTGTCGGTATAAACTTTGTCTTTCTAGCAATGGATAGTTCTGGTGCTGTTTTCAGCATGGTGGCAATGATTATTGGAACCTTTGACGTCATGGGAATGATTTTATATGCAATGGTAATTGTATTGGAGGCAGGATTGTTTTTGTCTCAGGTTATCTGGCTTCTCAGATTTGGAAGGGAAAACAGCGATGATACGCATTTGGACTTGGAAAGTGTGTATGACATGGAATCTAAAAGAGTAGACGACTCTGGTAGGTATACCGATTGTGATTGCGAATGA
- a CDS encoding uncharacterized protein (PKUD0A04310; similar to Saccharomyces cerevisiae YML055W (SPC2); ancestral locus Anc_4.307): MEFKKVPLYSVPALKGECDVHIADVFGSLGYEESFGLMDTKLIIGYTSVAIAGLMYYLEKQYKNDFTNAEYVYYLQILVGFFFTLQGILYLFSKFIERDIKYRGTKKGKTVTVSTSTKSKTNVNYKMDIEIDHKHHECVFPLNEVFFDDGYLSMDAFKEKIVTFVGSIDKSK; this comes from the coding sequence ATGGAATTCAAGAAGGTGCCTCTATACTCGGTACCTGCGCTTAAGGGTGAATGTGATGTTCATATTGCTGATGTGTTTGGGTCTCTTGGGTATGAAGAATCATTTGGGCTAATGGATACCAAACTGATTATCGGATACACATCAGTTGCAATAGCTGGACTGATGTATTATCTAGAAAAGCAATATAAAAATGACTTTACAAACGCAGAGTACGTGTAttatttgcaaattttAGTTGGCTTCTTTTTTACATTGCAAGGCATCTTGTAcctattttccaaattcattgaaagagACATCAAGTACAGGGGAACAAAGAAGGGGAAGACCGTTACGGTTAGtacatcaacaaaatcCAAAACGAATGTGAATTACAAAATGGACATCGAGATTGACCATAAGCACCATGAGTGTGTTTTCCCGCTAAACgaagttttctttgatgatgGCTACTTAAGTATGGATGCATTCAAGGAAAAGATAGTTACATTTGTCGGATCCATCgataaatcaaaatag
- a CDS encoding uncharacterized protein (PKUD0A04280; similar to Saccharomyces cerevisiae YER163C; ancestral locus Anc_8.226) has protein sequence MTIDEDASLWIFGYGSLMFKRPLHHMPISDTFERYDGYIEGYIRRFWQSSSDNRGTPEYLGRVVTIIPAEEVLYNEKMQESLLKHELNHEKYRQLLQEFSNANDEFEEKEKLNAISSLLKVKGCVYRVPPQHAKLAREYLDLREQDGYTVENVEFICDGDGRRINCQVYVGTPENTSFVGAEEDDKTAAIIHKAVGPSGPNDEYLLRLQEQDPCDTYLLNLKNIVLSKKAA, from the coding sequence ATGACTATAGATGAGGACGCTTCGCTGTGGATTTTCGGCTACGGGTCTCTGATGTTCAAGAGACCTTTACATCATATGCCGATTTCGGACACCTTTGAACGATACGATGGCTACATCGAGGGGTACATTAGAAGATTCTGGCAGTCCTCCAGCGACAACAGAGGCACTCCGGAGTACCTTGGAAGAGTGGTGACCATAATCCCTGCAGAGGAGGTTCTATACAACGAGAAAATGCAAGAGTCTCTCCTGAAACACGAACTTAACCATGAAAAATATCGGCAGTTACTCCAAGAGTTTTCTAACGCCAACGacgaatttgaagaaaaggaaaaactgAATGCTATCTCCTCATTGCTGAAAGTCAAAGGATGTGTCTACCGTGTGCCTCCGCAACATGCCAAACTAGCTAGAGAATACCTAGACTTGCGTGAACAAGACGGTTATACTGTGGAAAACGTGGAGTTTATCTGTGATGGAGACGGGAGAAGGATTAATTGCCAGGTATATGTGGGCACCCCGGAGAACACCTCCTTTGTTGGCGccgaagaagatgataagACTGCCGCAATTATCCACAAGGCTGTCGGCCCGAGCGGACCCAATGACGAGTACCTACTTCGTTTACAAGAACAAGACCCATGTGACACCTACCTGCTAAACCTCAAAAACATTGTGCTCTCAAAGAAAGCCGCTTGA
- a CDS encoding uncharacterized protein (PKUD0A04290; similar to Saccharomyces cerevisiae YDR411C (DFM1); ancestral locus Anc_5.513): MSELSQFVVSIPLVTRSMTLTSLVMSGLNALNIVPITTFISDFPTIWKKLELYRLLTGFLIPNPQAMQGMMEIYMMYSFSRGIEEGKFKKNLPDYLYYLGIVLPTILVGVFLSMPPLYSLSPALLSALTFTWSVHNYSEQVNFYFMPIRASLLPPVSLGFRLLVDGQTSFFLSLIGTGAAYVYNCLETHSYGPLVSIITGKQPEIDRSNSRLGTVHTSTQTWFYSTGFLEAPEWLVRVVSRLTGTDYTSPIYNRRGFAVKRRESGGSGPNNFSGRTTGKSTATFRGEGRRLGTSSN; encoded by the coding sequence ATGTCCGAGCTCAGCCAATTTGTAGTCTCCATTCCCTTGGTCACAAGGAGTATGACGCTCACCTCCTTGGTAATGAGTGGGTTGAATGCCCTCAATATTGTGCCAATTACTACATTCATAAGTGATTTCCCCACTATCTGGAAGAAGCTGGAACTCTATAGGCTCTTGACGGGGTTTCTCATTCCAAATCCTCAGGCCATGCAGGGCATGATGGAGATATACATGATGTACAGCTTCTCTAGGGGGATCGAAGAGGgtaaattcaaaaagaatcTTCCGGACTATCTGTACTATCTGGGAATTGTGCTACCGACGATTTTGGTTGGCGTTTTCCTTAGTATGCCACCCTTGTATTCACTGAGTCCGGCGTTGCTTTCGGCATTGACCTTCACCTGGTCTGTTCATAACTACAGCGAACAAGTCAACTTTTACTTTATGCCTATCCGGGCTTCCTTGTTGCCTCCAGTGTCTCTTGGTTTTAGGTTGTTGGTGGATGGTCAAACGAGTTTCTTCCTCTCCTTGATTGGTACCGGTGCGGCTTATGTGTACAATTGTCTGGAAACGCACTCCTATGGCCCGTTGGTGTCCATCATTACCGGTAAACAGCCCGAAATTGACAGATCCAATAGCAGACTCGGAACTGTCCATACAAGCACGCAGACGTGGTTCTACTCAACCGGGTTTTTGGAGGCCCCAGAGTGGTTGGTGAGAGTCGTTTCAAGATTAACGGGGACCGACTATACTTCCCCCATTTACAACCGCCGTGGGTTTGCTGTAAAGAGACGTGAAAGTGGAGGCTCGGGACCAAACAATTTCTCGGGGAGAACTACGGGGAAGTCAACTGCTACCTTTAGAGGCGAAGGTAGAAGACTAGGCACTTCTTCCAACTGA
- a CDS encoding uncharacterized protein (PKUD0A04300; Pfam Domains: DUF1237(2.5e-149)), translating into MRELTKIVIISVAVFLYFCWPAKVTDSTNPSINSSKGLPLQCQDYTKYATEKHAPLSRGPLELSFMRPPLECRTFTSDVIERVIGEFKSKMTDFDLFRVLENTLPNTLDTTILWFRDDEVEPRTFITTGDIHAEWLRDSARQLSVYQEFIGSDSKLKLLIKGAILQQAEYIKAAPYCNAFQPPPQSKVKRNPSSIDSVTPIPPWDVVFECKWELDSLASFFTLLNDYIENSKEDSILDHLLVKDAIQMIYTVLRRESASTFDEHGNQRPHPYTFKRHTDIGSETLPLSGAGNPVNINTGLVRSAFRASDDACIYQLHIPSNMHLVTELKRLVPVLKKHEISVMGKSLSILLESMAQSIDDGIMKHAVFRHPDFGDVFAYEVDGFGSINIMDDANIPSLLSIPDLGYTSSSDSIYLNTRKMILSKEGNPYYFRGAHFEGVGGPHVGLQYAWPMSLLVQIRTSEDDEEILHLLELLKETTNGAGLMHESVHINSPNGKLYTRPWFSWCNSEFGKTILDLAKRKPWLLFN; encoded by the coding sequence ATGAGAGAACTCACCAAAATAGTGATTATCTCAGTTGCTGTGTTTCTGTACTTCTGCTGGCCAGCAAAGGTGACTGATTCGACAAATCcatcaataaattcaagTAAGGGACTTCCACTACAATGCCAAGATTATACCAAATACGCAACAGAGAAGCATGCCCCCCTCTCCAGAGGTCCTTTGGAACTGTCATTTATGAGACCGCCATTGGAGTGTCGAACGTTCACCTCGGATGTTATTGAACGTGTTATAGGTGAATTTAAGTCGAAAATGACAGACTTTGATTTGTTCCGCGTGTTGGAAAACACTCTACCAAACACTCTCGATACAACGATCCTATGGTTCAGAGACGACGAGGTAGAACCTCGAACGTTTATAACCACAGGAGATATTCATGCAGAATGGTTAAGGGATTCGGCGAGACAATTGTCTGTTTATCAAGAATTTATTGGTTCCGATAGTAAATTGAAGCTGTTGATTAAAGGTGCAATTTTGCAACAGGCCGAATATATTAAGGCTGCACCATATTGTAACGCCTTTCAACCGCCACCGCAATCCAAGGTTAAGAGAAACCCCTCCTCCATCGATAGTGTCACTCCGATCCCACCGTGGGATGTTGTGTTTGAATGCAAGTGGGAACTAGATTCGTTGGCCTCGTTTTTTACCTTGCTTAACGACtacattgaaaattcaaaagaagaCTCGATACTGGACCATCTACTAGTCAAAGATGCCATACAGATGATATACACGGTCTTGCGCCGTGAATCAGCATCCACTTTTGATGAGCATGGGAATCAGCGCCCACATCCATATACCTTCAAAAGGCATACTGACATTGGATCAGAAACATTGCCGCTATCTGGAGCGGGGAATCCCGTCAATATAAATACCGGTTTAGTCAGATCTGCATTTAGAGCTTCTGATGATGCATGCATCTACCAATTACACATCCCATCAAATATGCATCTTGTTACAGAGCTGAAAAGGTTGGTTCctgttttgaagaaacacGAAATCTCCGTGATGGGGAAAAGCCTGTCTATCTTGCTAGAATCAATGGCTCAATCTATTGATGACGGTATAATGAAACATGCTGTGTTCCGTCACCCCGATTTTGGTGACGTTTTTGCTTACGAAGTCGATGGGTTCGGAAGTATCAATATTATGGATGACGCTAATATCCCCTCATTGTTGTCTATTCCCGATTTAGGGTACACCAGCAGCAGTGACTCTATTTACTTAAATACCAGAAAGATGATTTTATCCAAGGAGGGGAACCCATATTATTTCAGAGGTGCCCACTTCGAAGGTGTCGGCGGACCACATGTCGGGTTACAATACGCATGGCCCATGAGCTTACTTGTACAGATACGTACTAGTGAAGATGACGAGGAAATTCTACACTTATTGGAACTTTTGAAGGAAACCACAAATGGCGCTGGACTGATGCATGAAAGTGTCCACATTAATAGTCCAAATGGAAAGCTGTACACCCGACCATGGTTTAGCTGGTGCAACTCTGAGTTTGGCAAAACTATATTAGACTTGGCAAAACGTAAACCATGGCTACTTTTCAACTga
- a CDS encoding uncharacterized protein (PKUD0A04260): MIRCIRGRPCVSSCYQRRMSPVSSMQRLKKSLHQSIVQAPLKPIRSFQMFSSSQHCFNRVPLDTANISKEIKPLWLSSLLKKQSGMPITQAYQQIYSQEPTIFDNAQNNSSIQQFLSYILINNNNGTDPVNMFNNFTIPKLTSSVESAFIIILHTIIKSAYIEYSNDYLDLYLNKLSQELNLKPTELFISEEVEKKCLFKEALERSDFQIALQILQTRLHETYGWTKNREARHDNIITWINTLFEPSTTQCLISLTKSKSIPDIIAYDLLQRRISNELEYKYYFELYRNHSSELNLLDQEKLYHLKQYDTKYNRFLNIPTLFNNLFQFALRRNIEDLPLLIDLFLNENNISSEHSLQQISELIWHLSYDHTGEYMSKPSRYYHISHSKLVRAVNKMTESNKSLELDVTTMLGVSNLTYYRNHGNSIRMFKNAKKQFSHWQLSAFKSSEFKSVTPRSSNNKIENGELLHNIKIDNNIKFLCNSIMLLAVSNENKDVIGKDLSNIFKKIEPEILMKYPDVWEFVIIKMKYHGLINEKMIGMIFQEYLKFNSSYNINNYFVLDAIINNTGKSENLFSLIENLGLDKMDDNNIAHIISKFYKFAKNNSHKSESEACLEKARELYQMQQFKSTRVNASYLLGESIFSPESTFERYNSISAYFKTTQISISSLFVSVYKLHELGIYNSTLWNEQKPLSFAMSEFDQKISKSYGDTADGLLYPNDNLLTIYIQVMKVFGKNKELHALLDRLVNLKYPLGIQLFSVYLESLNEFDRNELIRCLNAYDVRFQKLSECRSEYDLRRVKARLPKVAASGSFEGFVRNLDMNWDIVRRWNWPGRKT; encoded by the coding sequence ATGATTAGATGTATTCGTGGTCGGCCTTGCGTATCTTCATGTTATCAGCGTCGAATGTCCCCTGTTTCTTCGATGCAGAGattaaagaaaagtttACATCAAAGTATTGTTCAAGCTCCATTGAAACCTATACGCTCCTTTCAAATGTTCTCTAGCTCTCAGCATTGCTTTAACAGAGTGCCATTGGATACGGCTAATATAAGCAAAGAGATTAAACCACTATGGCTTTCAAGCCTACTGAAAAAGCAAAGTGGAATGCCTATAACTCAAGCTTACCAACAAATTTATTCTCAAGAACCAActatttttgataatgCACAAAACAATTCTAgtattcaacaatttttaTCTTACATTTTAATaaacaataacaatggCACGGATCCTGTAAATATGTTCAATAATTTCACAATACCGAAATTAACCTCGTCCGTTGAATCAGCATTCATTATTATTCTACACACCATTATTAAATCTGCATATATCGAGTATTCAAACGATTATCTAGACTTATACTTGAATAAGCTTTCTCAAGAGCTTAACTTAAAACCAACTGAACTATTCATCAGtgaggaagttgaaaagaagtGTTTATTTAAAGAAGCGTTAGAACGTTctgattttcaaattgcaTTGCAAATACTTCAAACCAGACTTCATGAAACTTATGGATGGACTAAGAATAGGGAGGCCAGACATGATAATATAATAACATGGATTAACACACTTTTTGAACCATCAACCACCCAGTGTTTAATTTCCTTAACTAAAAGTAAATCGATACCTGATATTATCGCCTATGATCTATtacaaagaagaatatCAAATGAACTAGAATACAAGTATTATTTTGAGCTATACAGAAATCACTCTTCTGAACTAAATTTGCTTGATCAAGAGAAACTCTATCATCTGAAACAGTATGACACCAAGTATAATAGATTTTTGAACATTCCCACACTCTTTAATAATCTATTTCAATTTGCGCTGAGGAGAAATATAGAAGACTTGCCGTTGTTAATTGATCTATTTTTGAATGAGAACAATATATCAAGCGAACATAGCTTACAACAAATCAGTGAATTGATATGGCACCTTTCTTATGATCATACAGGTGAATATATGAGTAAACCATCAAGGTATTATCATATCTCACACTCTAAGCTAGTGAGGGCTGTGAACAAAATGACGGAGAGTAATAAGTCATTAGAGTTAGATGTTACTACAATGCTTGGCGTCTCGAATTTAACCTATTACAGAAACCATGGTAATTCTATCCGGATGTTCAAGAATGCAAAAAAACAGTTTAGCCATTGGCAATTAAGTGCCTTTAAATCAAGTGAATTCAAAAGTGTAACACCTAGATCATctaataataaaattgagaatGGTGAACTTTTACATAACATAAAGATTGATAACAATATCAAGTTTCTGTGTAATTCCATTATGCTTCTAGCTGTATCCAATGAAAACAAGGATGTAATCGGGAAAGATTTGAGCAACATATTTAAGAAGATAGAGCCCgaaattttgatgaaatatCCCGACGTATGGGAATTTGTAATAATCAAGATGAAATATCATGGTttaatcaatgaaaaaatgattGGCATGATCTTTCAAGAGTACTTAAAATTTAACAGTTCCTATAATATCAATAACTATTTTGTCTTGGATGcaattatcaataataCAGGTAAGTCTGAaaatttgttttccttgattgaaaatttaGGCCTTGATAAAATGGATGATAATAATATTGCACACATAATTTCCAAGTTTTATAAGTTTGCGAAAAATAACTCACACAAAAGTGAATCAGAGGCATGTTTAGAGAAAGCAAGAGAACTTTACCAGATGCAGCAATTTAAGTCTACCAGGGTCAACGCTTCGTATCTACTCGGCGAGTCGATATTTTCTCCCGAATCAACTTTTGAGAGATACAACTCTATAAGCGCATATTTCAAAACGACAcaaatatcaatatcttcattatTTGTTAGTGTTTATAAGTTACATGAATTAGGAATCTACAACTCAACGTTATGGAATGAACAGAAACCATTAAGCTTTGCCATGTCTGAATTTGACCAAAAAATTTCCAAGTCATACGGTGATACAGCTGATGGTTTATTATATCCAAATGATAACCTTTTGACTATTTACATTCAGGTGATGAAAGTTTTTGGTAAAAATAAAGAGCTGCATGCTCTATTGGATAGGTTGGTTAACTTGAAGTATCCTCTAGGTATCCAGTTGTTCAGTGTGTATTTAGAATCTCTCAATGAGTTTGATAGGAATGAACTCATCAGATGTTTGAACGCTTATGATGTGAGGTTTCAAAAACTCAGTGAATGCAGAAGCGAGTATGACTTGAGGAGAGTGAAGGCAAGGTTACCCAAAGTTGCAGCAAGTGGATCCTTTGAAGGCTTTGTTAGAAATTTAGACATGAATTGGGATATTGTGCGTAGATGGAATTGGCCTGGACGCAAGACCTGA